A single Gemmatimonadota bacterium DNA region contains:
- a CDS encoding BlaI/MecI/CopY family transcriptional regulator, which yields MASRRTATAATAPSFSRRERQVMDILHRRGEATVAEIMNDLPDPPTYSAVRSVLRILAEKGAIIHKEDGPRYVYSPARPTETAREDVLAHVVRTYFAGSPEQAVTALLRMSDTDMTEDDVQRHRETIRRARQEGR from the coding sequence ATGGCTTCCAGGCGCACCGCAACAGCTGCTACCGCCCCTTCATTCTCCCGCCGCGAACGCCAGGTAATGGACATTCTGCACCGGCGAGGCGAGGCGACAGTCGCTGAAATCATGAACGATCTTCCCGATCCACCGACTTATTCTGCAGTGCGCTCGGTGTTGCGCATACTCGCGGAGAAGGGCGCCATCATCCACAAGGAAGATGGCCCGCGCTACGTATACTCGCCGGCGCGACCTACCGAAACAGCGCGCGAGGACGTTCTCGCACACGTCGTCAGAACTTACTTCGCGGGATCTCCGGAGCAGGCGGTCACAGCGTTGCTTCGCATGTCCGACACCGACATGACCGAAGACGACGTGCAGCGCCATCGGGAAACGATTCGGCGCGCGCGCCAGGAGGGGAGATAA
- a CDS encoding M56 family metallopeptidase — MSPLSLASVGPFHGENLSLLILIVKATLILIGALGATLAMQRAAAGARHLVWLVTLGALLLIPALTVWAPIHLRILPALPATSGVVSNAGVAATRRASALPGDRSAAATKPLDIAASQHSVAPETSPATETSSIADRIRNTDLLTILLVTWLAVVLVITASLAFAALSLRRIVRNSIPLTGREWLDTVWEISDRIGLEKAPRLLQSRETKMPFACGTLHPTVVLPVESEGWSPERRSAVLLHELAHVRRRDLVGHTLGRITCAVYWFHPLVWTAAKRLRSESERACDDLALMCGTRAADYAEHLLDIVTSVRGDRTPMVALAMARRKEFEGRMLAILDPQARRSAPGRWKTAALVGSLGTLSIVVGAAAPMPRVAPATPSPIVRAPLAEASHVATTSQVVATPRVALPSGGSDRTEDHGANNALADAAARFGMKVASSVLADAQSGLQTIAPKVSVRASDSDGRKSEIAVKPAFSFDATFDSKTPDERADLLAKVLATDANAELRRTAAWGLSKYIENPVASSALTRALLHDANASVRETAAWALARDHRNAAQSAVSALTSAIRTDASDSVRATAAWALGSIHDDAAIPALTAALADRNADVRSRAVWALGSVRPRSAPSALVAKLHDSDPDVRTLAAWALFTIRDTTSIPALQAALRTETNKDIQVDYIRALGAMGEQSLSAIRGLLESSDPKVKSMAVDALAGGNATGPWPWPWPQPRPFP; from the coding sequence ATGTCGCCACTTTCTCTTGCCAGCGTCGGCCCTTTCCACGGGGAAAACCTGTCACTGCTGATACTCATCGTGAAGGCGACGCTGATCCTGATTGGCGCGCTGGGCGCTACACTCGCCATGCAACGCGCGGCGGCGGGTGCACGTCACCTCGTCTGGCTCGTTACGCTCGGTGCGCTGTTGCTCATTCCCGCGCTCACGGTCTGGGCGCCGATCCATCTTCGGATTCTCCCAGCTCTGCCGGCGACGAGCGGCGTGGTGTCGAATGCTGGCGTTGCAGCGACGCGGCGCGCTTCTGCACTGCCGGGCGACCGGTCGGCAGCCGCAACGAAGCCGCTTGATATCGCGGCATCGCAACACTCAGTCGCACCTGAAACTTCGCCGGCGACTGAGACGTCAAGCATTGCCGACCGTATACGCAACACAGATCTGTTGACGATCTTGCTTGTCACCTGGCTCGCAGTCGTACTCGTGATCACGGCCTCGCTCGCGTTTGCGGCGCTGTCCCTGCGACGCATCGTTCGTAACAGCATTCCTCTGACCGGGAGAGAATGGCTCGACACCGTGTGGGAGATCTCCGATCGCATCGGGCTCGAGAAGGCGCCGCGGTTGTTGCAGAGCAGGGAAACGAAGATGCCGTTCGCATGCGGTACGCTGCACCCAACTGTCGTCCTTCCGGTAGAGAGCGAGGGATGGTCGCCGGAGCGACGCAGCGCGGTACTGCTGCACGAGCTCGCGCACGTGCGCCGCAGGGATCTGGTCGGTCATACACTCGGCCGCATCACGTGCGCCGTGTACTGGTTTCATCCGCTGGTCTGGACGGCAGCAAAGCGACTGCGCTCGGAGAGCGAGCGAGCGTGCGATGATCTGGCCCTGATGTGCGGCACGCGTGCGGCGGATTACGCCGAGCATCTCCTCGACATCGTTACTTCCGTGCGCGGCGATCGCACACCGATGGTCGCGCTCGCCATGGCGCGAAGGAAGGAATTCGAGGGTCGCATGCTCGCGATCCTCGATCCGCAGGCTCGGCGTTCGGCTCCAGGTCGTTGGAAGACCGCTGCGCTCGTTGGCTCGCTCGGCACACTCTCCATTGTCGTTGGCGCCGCTGCACCCATGCCTCGCGTGGCTCCAGCAACACCATCACCGATCGTGCGTGCGCCTCTCGCCGAGGCTTCGCACGTCGCCACAACGTCACAGGTTGTGGCAACGCCTCGGGTTGCGCTCCCATCAGGAGGTTCTGATCGGACGGAAGACCACGGAGCGAACAACGCGCTTGCTGACGCTGCGGCTCGATTCGGAATGAAGGTCGCTTCCAGCGTATTGGCCGACGCACAGTCTGGCTTGCAGACTATAGCCCCGAAGGTGAGCGTGCGCGCTTCGGATTCTGACGGACGGAAGAGCGAGATCGCGGTCAAGCCCGCCTTTTCGTTCGATGCGACCTTCGATTCAAAAACTCCCGACGAGCGTGCAGATCTGCTCGCGAAAGTTCTTGCGACCGACGCGAACGCGGAATTGCGCAGAACAGCAGCGTGGGGACTCTCGAAGTACATCGAGAACCCGGTCGCCTCCTCGGCGTTGACTCGTGCACTGCTCCACGATGCGAACGCATCGGTGCGGGAAACGGCCGCTTGGGCGCTCGCCCGCGATCATCGCAACGCCGCGCAGTCGGCCGTCAGTGCGCTAACGTCGGCGATTCGTACTGACGCCAGCGACTCCGTTCGCGCCACCGCCGCGTGGGCGCTGGGCAGCATTCACGATGACGCGGCAATCCCTGCGCTCACGGCGGCACTGGCCGACAGGAACGCAGACGTGCGTAGCAGGGCGGTGTGGGCGCTTGGGAGTGTGCGGCCGCGATCAGCGCCGAGCGCACTCGTTGCGAAACTGCATGATAGCGATCCGGATGTGCGGACCCTCGCTGCATGGGCATTGTTCACGATTCGCGATACGACTTCCATTCCCGCACTGCAGGCCGCGCTCCGCACCGAGACCAACAAGGACATCCAGGTCGATTACATCCGCGCGCTCGGCGCGATGGGTGAACAGTCACTGAGCGCCATTCGCGGTCTGCTCGAGTCGTCGGATCCCAAGGTCAAGTCGATGGCGGTGGATGCGCTGGCCGGCGGTAATGCGACCGGCCCGTGGCCGTGGCCATGGCCGCAGCCGCGACCGTTCCCGTAG
- a CDS encoding HEAT repeat domain-containing protein, translating to MLRIIGAVAAAAFVSTASAIRHDHSSLAGVADDTASFDVSALLAAARGVSPNVCALAARAVGNGSWGRSSDAPVTPLGASADLHGMLDSRNLPAVDVTRLIGALGSDDPCVRELSVRLIGTQNNASVAPELLTRLTSSNASLRAIAAFGLGLVDARTAVDQLIHALGDATADVRANSAWALGRIEDGRALSSLVSLFNDASPVTREAAVIAVGRMDSTSTSAALIRTLQHDDVASVRRAAAWALGTLDAKDGVPALSTTLTNDSNAEVREMSAWALGNLDDNAGASALQRALQKDSDDKVRESAAWALGELGDASSTDALASATESDRSVKVRGTAAWAIGQIGHADRRAVAGLTHLLKESDDNVRLRAAWSLGQIEDSTALPEIDSALGVEKNSDVRRALIRAISKSGGNTAARMRVLIDSKDPQVREAAIRSLAGGRAFGPWPWPAPRPRPWP from the coding sequence ATGTTGAGAATCATTGGAGCGGTTGCTGCCGCAGCGTTCGTGTCGACCGCAAGTGCGATCAGGCACGACCATTCGTCGCTCGCCGGCGTAGCCGACGACACCGCGTCGTTCGACGTGAGCGCACTGCTCGCCGCCGCGCGCGGAGTATCACCAAACGTATGCGCGCTCGCCGCGAGGGCCGTCGGCAACGGTAGTTGGGGGCGTTCCAGCGACGCGCCGGTGACACCGCTTGGCGCGTCGGCCGACCTGCACGGTATGCTGGACTCCCGCAATCTTCCTGCTGTTGATGTCACCAGGCTGATCGGTGCGCTCGGGTCGGACGATCCATGCGTGCGCGAGCTCTCAGTGCGTCTCATCGGCACCCAGAACAATGCGAGCGTTGCGCCGGAGCTGCTCACACGACTCACATCCAGCAATGCATCGCTGCGTGCGATTGCCGCATTCGGACTTGGTCTCGTCGATGCCAGGACAGCGGTGGATCAGCTCATTCACGCGCTCGGCGACGCAACGGCCGACGTGCGCGCCAACTCCGCGTGGGCGCTTGGCAGAATCGAGGACGGTCGCGCGCTGTCGTCGCTGGTTTCGCTGTTCAACGATGCGTCACCGGTAACGCGCGAAGCGGCGGTCATTGCGGTTGGCCGAATGGATTCCACGAGCACGTCGGCAGCCCTCATACGCACGCTGCAACATGATGACGTCGCCTCCGTGCGCCGCGCCGCCGCGTGGGCGCTCGGAACGCTGGACGCGAAAGATGGCGTACCGGCACTCTCCACGACGCTCACCAACGACAGCAATGCGGAAGTGCGCGAGATGAGCGCGTGGGCACTTGGCAACCTCGACGACAACGCTGGTGCGAGCGCGCTTCAGCGTGCGCTGCAAAAGGATTCAGACGACAAGGTGCGTGAATCCGCCGCGTGGGCGCTCGGCGAACTCGGGGACGCATCCTCGACTGACGCCCTTGCAAGTGCCACCGAGTCCGACAGAAGTGTGAAAGTGCGTGGTACAGCGGCGTGGGCAATCGGTCAGATCGGCCATGCCGATCGTCGTGCGGTTGCCGGCCTGACGCATCTGCTCAAGGAGTCCGATGACAACGTTCGGCTCCGCGCGGCGTGGTCGCTGGGCCAGATCGAAGACAGCACGGCGCTTCCGGAGATCGATTCCGCTCTCGGCGTCGAAAAGAACTCCGACGTGCGCCGCGCGCTCATTCGGGCTATCTCCAAATCAGGCGGCAATACCGCCGCGAGAATGCGCGTGCTGATCGACTCCAAGGATCCACAGGTGCGCGAAGCCGCCATTCGCTCGCTCGCGGGCGGCCGGGCGTTCGGCCCGTGGCCATGGCCGGCGCCGCGACCGCGGCCGTGGCCGTAA
- a CDS encoding DUF5916 domain-containing protein, with the protein MHVYRSAVLALLALAPVAVHSQETATSSIHPRTPPVAVATRREGPITLDGKLDDAAWKAATPITKFIQQQPHEGLPATQATEIRILYDDQALYIGARVNDSLGAKGVRAPLARRDQLLDASGNNGSFNSLTTDKIIVVLDPYHNHIDEAWFEVNPQGVKGDQFDGDPSWDPIWEAATHVDSLGWTAEMRIPFSQLRFSRDSVQTWGMEVWRYVDRLNEQDMWAYWKTSESGGPAFYGHLTGLKIGAQPRQFELLPYVLSGVHSKYAVPTDPFHKSTSTNLATGMDLKYLLTSNLTLDATVNPDFGQVEVDPATINLSAYETYYDEKRPFFVSGSSAFDYGGMNCNFCSNTSNLGLFYSRRIGRAPQLNSFVSGLSAFSDLPNTTSILGAAKITGRTAGGITVGMLDALTNRESAEYVAAPGGPTVTQPVEPLSNYFVGRAKKDLREGATTIGGMFTSVARQMNDTILSDRLRSHAEAVGLDWNHRWSHRDYDWMGSIAASNVAGSTQAIGLTEQSSAHYFQRPDRRVRSDGLFGAAYDSNATSLRGYGLYTRVAKTSGNWFWETAQNWRSPGFEVNDLSYLDRADYKWMNFNIGRNWSLPGSWYRSAMLMAGGQQQFNYDGDRTDQQGQVFTQINFLNYWRLRSFYIYHPAVLDDRLTRGGPVVMRSGYKVLMGQVSTDPRARAVFDVSVQGGPSVGGQGHQLSIAPGIALKPASSIFVSLTPTFSSNEDNAQYVTTETDPTATAFYGHRYVFAYLRAETWSLDTRINWTFTPNLTLQLYAQPYFSSGDYASFREFAAPRALTKVIYGKDAGTIVRTPATATSGATYTVDPDGAGPAKPFSFGDPNFAYRSLIGNAVLRWEYRPGSTVFFVWTQTRSGTNDVGNFDFTRDRTALLSDRPTNIFQIKVNYWLGR; encoded by the coding sequence ATGCACGTATATCGGTCCGCAGTTCTGGCGTTGCTCGCCCTCGCACCAGTCGCAGTCCACTCTCAGGAAACTGCCACGTCGTCGATTCATCCGCGCACACCGCCGGTGGCGGTTGCGACGCGGCGCGAAGGACCCATCACACTCGACGGAAAGCTTGACGACGCTGCATGGAAGGCAGCGACACCGATAACAAAGTTCATACAGCAGCAACCGCACGAAGGCCTGCCAGCGACGCAAGCCACCGAGATTCGCATTCTATATGACGATCAGGCCCTGTATATCGGGGCTCGCGTGAACGACTCGCTCGGGGCGAAGGGGGTTCGCGCTCCGCTGGCGCGACGCGACCAGCTGCTGGATGCCAGTGGGAATAACGGCTCGTTCAATTCGTTGACGACGGACAAGATCATAGTTGTCCTCGATCCGTACCACAATCACATCGACGAGGCCTGGTTCGAGGTGAATCCGCAGGGCGTCAAGGGCGATCAGTTCGACGGCGATCCGTCCTGGGATCCCATATGGGAGGCCGCGACGCACGTCGATTCACTCGGCTGGACCGCGGAGATGCGTATCCCGTTTTCGCAGCTGCGATTCTCGCGCGACTCCGTGCAGACGTGGGGAATGGAAGTCTGGCGCTACGTGGACCGGCTCAATGAGCAGGACATGTGGGCGTACTGGAAAACGAGCGAGTCTGGAGGGCCGGCATTCTACGGTCATCTCACGGGTCTCAAGATCGGCGCGCAGCCACGCCAGTTCGAGCTGCTGCCATACGTCCTGAGCGGTGTGCATTCCAAGTACGCCGTGCCGACAGATCCATTTCACAAATCGACGTCGACCAATCTCGCGACGGGCATGGACCTCAAGTATCTGTTGACATCGAATCTCACGCTCGATGCAACGGTCAACCCCGACTTCGGTCAGGTGGAAGTCGATCCCGCGACAATCAACCTGTCCGCGTACGAAACGTACTACGACGAGAAGCGCCCGTTCTTCGTGTCGGGTAGCAGCGCGTTCGATTACGGCGGAATGAACTGCAATTTCTGCAGCAATACTTCCAACCTTGGCCTCTTCTATTCCAGGCGCATTGGCAGAGCGCCGCAGCTGAACAGCTTCGTCAGCGGTCTCTCGGCGTTCAGCGATCTGCCCAATACCACATCGATACTTGGCGCTGCCAAGATTACCGGCCGCACCGCGGGTGGCATCACCGTGGGCATGCTCGACGCGCTTACAAACCGGGAGAGCGCCGAGTACGTCGCGGCGCCAGGCGGACCCACGGTGACGCAGCCGGTCGAGCCGCTCAGCAACTATTTCGTCGGCAGGGCGAAGAAGGACCTGCGCGAGGGAGCAACGACCATCGGCGGAATGTTCACGTCCGTCGCGCGGCAGATGAACGACACGATTCTGTCCGATCGCCTACGCAGTCATGCGGAAGCCGTGGGACTCGATTGGAATCATCGGTGGAGCCATCGTGACTACGACTGGATGGGATCCATTGCCGCGTCGAACGTTGCCGGATCGACACAGGCGATCGGACTGACCGAACAGTCGAGCGCACACTACTTCCAGCGGCCCGACCGGCGGGTTCGGAGCGACGGACTGTTCGGTGCAGCGTACGACAGCAATGCGACGTCGCTGCGCGGATACGGCCTGTATACGCGAGTTGCAAAGACCAGCGGCAACTGGTTCTGGGAAACGGCCCAGAACTGGCGCAGCCCCGGGTTCGAAGTGAACGATCTATCGTATCTCGATCGCGCCGACTACAAGTGGATGAACTTCAACATCGGTCGCAACTGGAGTCTCCCGGGAAGCTGGTATCGCAGCGCCATGCTCATGGCGGGCGGCCAGCAGCAGTTCAACTACGACGGTGATCGCACCGATCAGCAGGGGCAGGTCTTCACGCAGATCAATTTTCTCAACTACTGGAGACTGCGCAGCTTCTACATCTATCATCCAGCTGTGCTGGACGATCGCCTGACGCGTGGTGGACCGGTGGTCATGCGTAGCGGCTACAAGGTCCTGATGGGTCAGGTCTCGACGGATCCGCGCGCGCGCGCCGTGTTCGACGTCTCCGTGCAGGGTGGTCCGAGCGTCGGTGGCCAGGGCCATCAGCTATCCATCGCCCCGGGAATCGCGCTCAAGCCGGCGTCCAGCATCTTCGTCAGCCTTACGCCGACGTTCAGCTCGAACGAGGACAACGCGCAGTACGTGACCACGGAGACCGATCCGACGGCGACGGCGTTTTACGGCCATCGCTACGTGTTCGCCTATCTCAGGGCTGAGACCTGGTCGCTCGACACGCGCATCAACTGGACATTCACGCCGAATCTCACGTTGCAGCTGTACGCGCAGCCCTACTTCTCGAGCGGCGACTACGCGTCGTTCCGTGAATTCGCGGCGCCCCGTGCACTCACGAAAGTCATCTATGGCAAGGATGCTGGCACCATTGTACGCACGCCGGCAACGGCGACGTCCGGAGCGACGTACACCGTCGATCCCGACGGCGCGGGACCTGCGAAGCCCTTCAGCTTCGGCGATCCGAACTTCGCATATCGCTCCCTGATCGGAAACGCCGTGCTGCGGTGGGAGTACCGTCCAGGCTCGACAGTGTTCTTCGTCTGGACTCAGACGCGCTCCGGCACCAATGACGTAGGAAACTTCGACTTTACACGCGATCGCACCGCACTGTTGAGCGACAGACCGACGAACATTTTCCAGATCAAGGTGAATTACTGGTTGGGAAGATAG
- a CDS encoding LysM peptidoglycan-binding domain-containing protein produces the protein MPNRHARATRAAVIVASLLAVTAPALQAQVVPAKNAQAARATPSVVKHTVKPGDTLWDIAKFYLKDPFRWPEVFHANTDIVKNPHWIYPGQVLTIDGSAVKPEVAARVDSTGFVVAQIQTRAQAPTVFAEHQSTVDERLAAATAMPPALTVRPGEYEAAPYVVSENGRLEAGRVIGPVDRPALGLSSDAGFRLFDRVYVSIPAGVNVGDKVVVAKTGETIADVGRVIEPTAVMRIDSLAGTSQAIGTIVKQFGTVVPGQRIVLPGRTFESTSTRPLAGSYPLSAKLVWVQGSPRLPSVQTYVILAVGEAKGVRPGDQFTLLSDGQFSDGTPAPLSATARVTIVRVTPFGASGIVVHQDQPEIQTGMAARLTAKMP, from the coding sequence ATGCCAAACAGACACGCGAGAGCCACACGCGCGGCCGTAATCGTCGCGTCCCTTCTAGCCGTCACCGCGCCCGCGCTTCAGGCGCAGGTGGTGCCCGCGAAGAATGCGCAGGCTGCCAGAGCAACCCCATCGGTCGTCAAGCACACGGTCAAGCCGGGCGACACACTATGGGACATCGCCAAGTTCTACCTCAAGGACCCGTTCAGGTGGCCTGAAGTCTTTCACGCGAATACGGACATCGTCAAGAACCCGCACTGGATCTATCCCGGGCAGGTTCTCACCATCGACGGATCGGCAGTGAAGCCGGAAGTCGCGGCCCGGGTGGATTCCACAGGCTTTGTCGTCGCCCAGATCCAGACGCGCGCGCAGGCGCCGACCGTATTCGCCGAGCACCAGAGCACAGTCGACGAAAGACTTGCGGCCGCAACGGCGATGCCGCCGGCCCTTACGGTGCGTCCCGGTGAATACGAAGCGGCGCCTTACGTGGTATCCGAGAACGGACGGCTCGAGGCGGGCCGCGTGATCGGGCCCGTCGACCGGCCAGCGCTCGGTCTTTCATCTGACGCAGGCTTCCGTCTGTTCGACCGGGTCTACGTATCGATTCCGGCAGGGGTGAACGTCGGCGACAAGGTGGTCGTCGCGAAAACCGGCGAAACCATCGCCGACGTGGGCCGTGTCATCGAGCCGACAGCCGTCATGCGCATCGACTCGCTCGCCGGTACGTCTCAGGCAATCGGCACTATCGTCAAGCAATTTGGAACAGTCGTTCCGGGGCAGAGGATTGTCCTACCCGGACGAACGTTCGAAAGCACCTCTACGCGCCCTCTGGCCGGCAGCTACCCCCTTTCCGCCAAGCTGGTCTGGGTGCAGGGCTCGCCCAGGCTTCCGTCGGTGCAGACGTACGTGATTCTCGCAGTTGGCGAGGCGAAGGGTGTGCGGCCGGGAGACCAGTTCACGCTGCTCAGCGATGGGCAGTTCAGTGATGGAACGCCGGCACCCCTGAGCGCCACGGCGCGGGTGACGATCGTTCGCGTCACTCCGTTCGGTGCCAGTGGAATCGTCGTACATCAGGATCAACCCGAGATCCAGACGGGAATGGCGGCCCGTCTCACAGCGAAGATGCCATAA
- a CDS encoding MotA/TolQ/ExbB proton channel family protein, which produces MIQILAWAQVGVVPTTPLDMVVSATAPTKIVLGVLIALSLVSWAIMFAKWAQFRGITRKSSAFMLNFERASSFEAAVDAARQSSDLPHGRVLRRASEFLREVTPALAATAGRAAKFSGSQVEALRLVLDAETNAARDRLSRYVPSLGTIGSVSPLIGLFGTVLGVIEAFIGIASQGSGNIGAVAPGVAEALIATAAALAVAIPAVFGYNLFANRLNRIDSELEGFGTELIALLVREGRI; this is translated from the coding sequence GTGATTCAGATATTGGCTTGGGCGCAGGTCGGCGTGGTGCCGACCACGCCTCTCGATATGGTGGTCAGCGCGACCGCGCCAACGAAGATCGTACTCGGCGTCCTCATCGCGTTGTCGCTCGTGAGCTGGGCGATCATGTTCGCGAAATGGGCGCAATTCCGTGGAATAACGCGCAAGTCGAGTGCGTTCATGCTGAACTTCGAGCGTGCGTCGTCGTTCGAGGCGGCAGTGGATGCCGCGCGACAATCGAGTGATCTGCCGCACGGCCGCGTACTGCGGCGTGCGAGCGAGTTCCTGCGCGAAGTGACGCCCGCGCTCGCTGCCACTGCGGGTCGCGCAGCGAAATTCAGCGGATCACAGGTCGAAGCTCTCCGCCTCGTGCTCGACGCGGAGACCAACGCTGCGCGAGACAGACTCTCGCGCTACGTCCCATCGCTCGGCACCATCGGGTCGGTGAGCCCGCTCATCGGTCTCTTCGGCACTGTGCTTGGCGTAATCGAGGCGTTCATCGGAATCGCGTCACAGGGCTCCGGCAACATCGGTGCTGTTGCGCCTGGTGTGGCAGAGGCACTGATAGCGACCGCCGCCGCGCTCGCCGTCGCTATCCCCGCGGTGTTCGGCTACAATCTGTTCGCAAACCGGTTGAATCGGATCGACAGCGAGCTCGAAGGCTTCGGCACGGAGCTCATCGCGCTTCTCGTGCGCGAGGGACGGATCTAG
- a CDS encoding biopolymer transporter ExbD yields MANRGRRRGERLPINAEINVVSLIDVMMLLMVIFMITAPIMQGGVDVALPKAEARPLEAKSGLVVTVNRAGEIFVDKDKLTYEQFRASFKALASQHGKNGVYLRADQGVPYGMVVRVLAVMRASGSTDVGLVAEPEDMPR; encoded by the coding sequence GTGGCGAACCGCGGCCGTCGGCGTGGTGAGCGTCTACCGATCAACGCCGAGATCAATGTTGTGAGTCTGATCGACGTGATGATGCTGCTGATGGTCATCTTCATGATCACGGCGCCCATCATGCAGGGCGGCGTCGATGTGGCGCTTCCCAAGGCTGAAGCGCGGCCGCTCGAGGCCAAGAGCGGATTGGTTGTGACGGTGAATCGTGCCGGTGAGATATTCGTCGACAAGGACAAGCTTACCTACGAGCAATTCCGGGCGAGCTTCAAGGCCCTGGCGAGCCAGCACGGAAAAAACGGCGTGTATCTTCGCGCCGACCAGGGTGTACCGTATGGCATGGTGGTGCGAGTACTGGCTGTAATGCGAGCGAGCGGGTCCACCGACGTCGGCCTCGTCGCCGAACCGGAGGACATGCCGCGTTGA
- a CDS encoding TonB C-terminal domain-containing protein: MNSSERDGGLTGSLGVSAVVHLTILGLAIWALRPGPPVVLPPIYKVNIVAAPPGPRAIGEVTRAPAPTNPAPTPPKMRETPSSVPPAPSKAPPAPTTRATPVEAPPKKAAPATKAPKAGGGPTGGRGTDVATVQTAGIDFPFPGYLNNIVRQIALNFRVQNPNSPLSATMSFLIHRDGSVTDVKFVHRSGVYSFDLEAQGAVERASSSFGPLPDGFRDDVLPVVFSFDPRFLQ, translated from the coding sequence TTGAATAGTAGCGAGCGCGATGGTGGACTCACCGGGTCGCTGGGTGTGTCCGCTGTGGTGCATCTGACGATTCTTGGGCTGGCTATCTGGGCACTCCGGCCGGGTCCGCCGGTAGTCCTTCCTCCGATCTACAAGGTCAATATCGTTGCGGCGCCACCGGGCCCGCGAGCCATTGGCGAGGTCACTCGGGCTCCGGCTCCGACGAATCCGGCTCCGACCCCGCCAAAGATGCGCGAGACACCGTCCTCAGTGCCTCCCGCGCCCAGCAAGGCCCCGCCAGCGCCCACGACGCGGGCGACGCCAGTGGAAGCTCCCCCAAAGAAGGCCGCGCCAGCTACCAAGGCCCCAAAGGCCGGAGGTGGCCCTACAGGCGGTCGTGGTACTGATGTCGCTACCGTACAGACGGCTGGTATCGACTTTCCATTTCCCGGGTATCTCAACAACATCGTTCGGCAGATAGCGCTGAACTTTCGCGTCCAGAACCCGAACTCCCCGTTGAGCGCGACGATGTCATTTCTCATTCACCGCGATGGCAGCGTCACGGACGTGAAATTCGTCCACCGGTCCGGAGTCTACTCCTTCGATCTGGAGGCTCAGGGAGCCGTCGAGCGCGCATCGTCGTCGTTCGGTCCGCTTCCCGACGGTTTCCGGGATGATGTCCTCCCCGTAGTTTTCAGCTTCGATCCTCGTTTCCTGCAGTGA
- a CDS encoding OmpA family protein, protein MHPSKTIIAVVAVTLVAACHKVPAPLSPSPVAGNDSLDRARADSIARANAARQAEIARAQAEQDSLRAVREREQREAAQNADAMKVLAATIYYDFDKADLTEAARSLLLAKVPVLQAQPTIHLRITGHTDDRGSSEYNLALGLRRAAEAKAFLVNNGIDASRLEITSMGAEQPAVQGENEEAWSRNRRSEFAPTSGGASQ, encoded by the coding sequence ATGCATCCGAGCAAAACCATAATCGCAGTCGTTGCGGTGACACTTGTCGCCGCGTGCCACAAGGTTCCGGCTCCGCTCTCCCCGTCTCCTGTTGCGGGGAACGATTCGCTGGATCGCGCACGCGCCGATTCCATCGCGCGCGCGAATGCAGCGCGGCAGGCCGAGATCGCGAGAGCGCAGGCGGAGCAGGACAGTCTGCGCGCAGTGCGTGAGCGCGAGCAGCGCGAGGCCGCTCAGAACGCGGACGCGATGAAGGTGCTTGCCGCGACCATCTACTACGACTTCGACAAGGCCGATCTGACCGAAGCGGCGCGGTCGCTGCTCCTTGCCAAGGTTCCGGTGTTGCAGGCACAGCCAACGATCCATTTGCGCATTACGGGGCACACGGACGATCGTGGGTCCTCCGAATACAATCTTGCGCTCGGTCTCAGGCGCGCCGCTGAAGCAAAGGCGTTCCTGGTGAACAACGGCATCGATGCGAGCCGGCTCGAGATCACGAGCATGGGCGCGGAGCAGCCAGCGGTTCAGGGTGAGAACGAGGAAGCATGGTCGCGTAACCGTCGGTCCGAGTTCGCGCCGACATCTGGAGGAGCCAGTCAGTGA